A stretch of Zymoseptoria tritici IPO323 chromosome 1, whole genome shotgun sequence DNA encodes these proteins:
- a CDS encoding proteasome core particle subunit alpha 2 has protein sequence MADRYSFSLTTFSPSGKLVQIEYALNAVNQGVTSLGIKAANGIVLATEKKSSTPLIDAASSSKVSLITPNIGMVYSGMGPDYRVLVDKARKVSHTGYKRIYNEYPPTRILVQDVARVMQEATQSGGVRPYGVSLLIAGWDDGIEPEQEEQKAADDMAVDGEKKKPSGKTGGILKGGPSLYQVDPSGSYFPWKATAIGKSATSAKTFLEKRYTEGLELEDAVHIALLTLKETIEGEMNGDTVEIGIIGPPADHLLGYEGVEGATGPRFRKLSPQEIEDYLTNL, from the exons ATGGCCGACAGATACTCTTTCTCTCTCACCACCTTCTCGCCCAG TGGAAAGCTGGTTCAGATTG AATATGCCCTCAATGCCGTCAACCAAGGTGTGACCTCACTCGGTATCAAAGCCGCCAAcggcatcgtcctcgccacagagaagaagtcctccaCACCGCTCATCGATGCCGCCTCATCATCCAAAGTCTCGCTCATCACGCCCAACATTGGTATGGTGTACTCTGGCATGGGTCCCGACTACCGCGTACTGGTCGACAAGGCGAGAAAGGTCAGCCACACGGGCTACAAGCGGATATACAACGAGTACCCACCCACGCGGATATTGGTGCAGGATGTGGCGCGAGTGATGCAAGAGGCGACACAGAGTGGAGGAGTGCGACCTTATGGCGTGAGCTTGCTGATCGCGGGGTGGGATGATGGTATTGAGCCGGAGCAGGAAGAGCAGAAGGCGGCGGACGACATGGCGGTGGacggcgagaagaagaagccatcGGGCAAGACGGGCGGTATCCTCAAGGGTGGTCCCAGTCTCTACCAAGTCGACCCGAGTGGAAGCTACTTTCCCTGGAAGGCGACTGCGATCGGAAAGAGCGCCACAAGCGCGAAGACGTTCCTCGAGAAGCGGTACACTGAGGgcttggagttggaggacgCCGTGCACATTGCGCTGCTTACGCTGAAGGAGACGATCGAGGGCGAGATGAACGGAGACACGGTCGAGATTG GTATCATCGGCCCACCAGCAGATCACCTCCTCGGCTACGAGGGCGTAGAAGGCGCCACAGGTCCACGATTCAGGAAGCTCAGTCCGCAAGAGATCGAGGACTACCTCACCAACTTGTAG